In the genome of Monodelphis domestica isolate mMonDom1 chromosome 2, mMonDom1.pri, whole genome shotgun sequence, one region contains:
- the ALDOC gene encoding fructose-bisphosphate aldolase C, translating to MPQTYPSLSAEQKKELSDIALRIVAPGKGILAADESVGSMAKRLSQIGVENTEENRRQYRQVLFTADGRIKKCIGGVIFFHETLYQKGDDGVPFVRTIQDKGIVVGIKVDKGVVALAGTDGETTTQGLDGLSERCAQYKKDGADFAKWRCVLKISDHTPSPLAILENANVLARYASICQQNGIVPIVEPEILPDGDHDLKRCQYVTEKVLAAVYKALSDHHVYLEGTLLKPNMVTPGHACPIKYTPEEIAMATVTALRRTVPPAVPGVTFLSGGQSEEEASINLNAINRCPLPRPWALTFSYGRALQASALSAWRGQRDNESAATEEFIKRAEVNGLAAQGKYEGGGEDAGAAGQSLYIANHAY from the exons ATGCCTCAGACATACCCATCCTTGTCTGCCGAGCAAAAGAAGGAACTGTCCGACATTGCTCTTCGGATTGTTGCACCAGGAAAGGGCATCTTGGCAGCTGATGAGTCCGTAG GCAGTATGGCCAAGCGGCTGAGCCAGATTGGGGTGGAGAATACAGAGGAGAATCGCAGACAATATCGACAGGTCCTGTTTACTGCGGATGGGAGGATCAAGAAATGCATTGGGGGTGTCATCTTCTTCCATGAGACCCTCTACCAGAAGGGTGATGATGGGGTGCCCTTTGTGCGCACCATCCAGGACAAGGGCATTGTTGTGGGCATCAAG GTTGATAAAGGTGTCGTGGCTTTGGCTGGAACTGATGGAGAAACCACCACACAAG GGCTGGATGGACTCTCTGAGCGCTGTGCTCAGTACAAGAAAGATGGGGCCGACTTTGCCAAATGGCGCTGTGTGCTGAAGATCAGTGATCACACTCCTTCTCCCTTGGCAATCCTGGAGAATGCCAACGTGCTTGCCCGCTACGCCAGCATCTGCCAGCAG AATGGCATTGTGCCTATTGTGGAGCCGGAAATCTTGCCAGATGGAGACCATGATCTCAAACGATGCCAGTACGTCACTGAGAAG GTCCTGGCTGCTGTCTATAAGGCCCTGAGTGATCACCATGTGTATCTGGAAGGGACACTGCTCAAACCCAACATGGTCACCCCTGGTCATGCTTGCCCCATCAAGTATACCCCCGAGGAGATTGCCATGGCCACGGTCACTGCTCTACGTCGAACTGTGCCTCCTGCTGTCCCAG GTGTGACATTCCTGTCTGGAGGTCAGAGTGAGGAGGAGGCCTCCATCAACCTGAATGCCATTAACCGCTGTCCTCTCCCCCGGCCATGGGCACTGACCTTCTCTTATGGACGTGCCCTACAAGCCTCTGCCCTCAGTGCCTGGCGTGGACAGAGGGACAACGAGAGTGCTGCCACTGAGGAGTTCATCAAACGGGCTGAG GTGAACGGTCTTGCTGCACAGGGCAAATATGAAGGAGGTGGAGAAGATGCAGGTGCCGCTGGGCAATCCCTCTACATCGCTAACCATGCCTACTGA